In Humulus lupulus chromosome 6, drHumLupu1.1, whole genome shotgun sequence, a single genomic region encodes these proteins:
- the LOC133783138 gene encoding uncharacterized protein LOC133783138 — protein MEDNIFKFNIDLDHLHPQDLDEEVEEETEEADEALSLSELPLSSNQNDQNYGQESFKNTTLSRRSSSEPPEFFEFFSDVSSGENMCSAEDIIFCGRLIPFKEQYSDNHSDKMSLKNVISFPEDFIKKQTGLRRRSESLSELQSSSVSRSSSTKAMAMRNSRSLDYQKLRRSSNYSMVSPGPPDIDRNSSVKSSGKSDSPPKKPFRPRWSSFLMFGMARFPTEMDLSDIKSRQVRRSPSTLFPTLDSGGGNFPVSRNSSSGKASWKLLKALSCKDHASVAVTASLCVSHV, from the coding sequence ATGGAAGACAATATATTTAAGTTCAACATTGATCTTGATCATCTTCATCCTCAAGATCTCGatgaagaagtagaagaagaaacAGAGGAAGCAGATGAAGCTCTTTCTCTCTCCGAACTTCCTCTGAGCTCCAACCAAAACGATCAAAACTACGGCCAAGAATCCTTCAAGAACACCACTCTTAGTCGCCGCTCCTCGTCGGAGCCTCCGGAGTTCTTTGAGTTTTTCAGCGATGTAAGCTCCGGCGAGAACATGTGTTCCGCCGAGGACATTAtcttttgtgggagattgatacCCTTTAAGGAGCAGTACTCCGATAACCATAGCGATAAGATGTCTTTGAAGAATGTTATTAGTTTTCCCGAAGATTTTATCAAGAAACAAACAGGTTTACGGCGGCGATCGGAGTCTTTGTCCGAGTTGCAGAGCAGCTCTGTTTCTCGGTCGAGTAGTACGAAAGCCATGGCGATGAGGAACAGCCGTTCTTTGGATTATCAGAAGCTCCGGAGGTCTTCAAATTACTCGATGGTGTCGCCGGGGCCGCCCGATATCGATCGGAATTCGTCTGTGAAGAGCTCCGGGAAATCAGACTCGCCGCCGAAGAAACCATTCCGACCGCGGTGGTCGTCGTTTCTGATGTTTGGGATGGCGAGGTTTCCGACGGAGATGGATCTCAGCGATATCAAAAGCCGGCAGGTTAGACGGAGCCCATCGACGCTTTTTCCGACTCTGGATTCCGGCGGTGGGAATTTCCCGGTAAGCCGGAACTCCAGCTCCGGCAAGGCTTCCTGGAAGCTGCTCAAGGCGTTGAGCTGTAAAGACCATGCGAGTGTGGCTGTAACGGCGTCGCTTTGTGTGTCGCACGTGTGA